A window of uncultured Methanoregula sp. genomic DNA:
GAACCGGAGCGTCTCGGTCCGGATCATCTACAACAATGCCTCGTTTGCAGCCCAGAATGTAACCAACCCGAACAATTATGCGATTGCGAACCTGACCCCGCTCGGGGTGCAGATGAAACCGGGCTGGCCAATCTATACCCTCACCCACCAGAAAACCCTCACGGTTGACGGGTCGGTCGCGCTCATCATGACCCTCAACCTGGACCAGACATTTTTTACAACAACACGGGATTTCGGGATCGTGACAAACGACCCGGCAGAAATACAGGAGATCGAACGAGTGTTCGAGGCGGACTGGAATTACCGGAATGTGACCCCGACTCAAGCCTCGCTTGTCTGGAGCCCGGTCAATGCCCGGGAAAAGATTGTCGGCCTGATCAACCATTCGAATAAGACCCTCGAGATCTATATCGACTCGATCACCGATCCGCAGGTGATCGGGGCGATCTGCAATGCCTCGCAGAGAGGCGTTGCCGTCCGGATGCTTGCAGCCGATAATGTGGGCAGCAGCGGGACGAACGTGAATGCACCGGCAATTGCCATGCTGAATGCCAGCGGGGCAAAGGCAAAATCGATCGCTTCTCCGTATATCCATGCCAAGGTGGCTGTGGCCGATTACGGGACATCCCGCCAGGTCGCGTACGTGGGCTCGGCTTATTTTGTTGCGGAGTCCCTGGACCAGAGCCGCAACCTGGGGATTCTCGTGTCTGAGCAGCCAATCCTCGACCAGATCGAGACTGATTTCAACAAGGACTGGCAGGCCCCCGCTGTGCCGGAGTCCAATGGGTGAGGGGAGCAGATTCGGACACCCCCTCCCGGACCCTTTGGCTTTGCCGATGCCGGGGGTCTCCGTCCGGGACATCGTACTCCCAGGACGATGTTGATCGTCGTCCGTATGTTCGCACAAACTTTAATGGCAACGGGCGTGATACGTAGTGTACGGTAACTCGTATGACAACGATTAAGGCAAAAGTCATCGATGGTTTTCATCTCGAACTGGAGAAGGGGATCCAGACGAAAACCGGTGATGAAGTCTTCATAAAAATTATTGAGAAAAAACCGGTTGCATCACTCCGGGGGGCATGGGGTTATGATGTTGATAGTGCGGATTTTGTCGATACGCTGAGGAAATCCAGAGCAATCCAGCCCTTATGAATTTTTTTCTTGATACCAGTATCTGCGTTGATGTGCTCCGGACAAAGGGTCCCCAGAAGTCCTTTGATCTCTTTGAAAGTTTTTCGTTGGACCAGAATACCGGGATCATTTCTGTTATCACGGTTGCAGAGCTGAGCGCCGGGGCGGCACTTTCTTCATTAAAAGATGCCCAGAAAAAGACCGACGAGTTACTTGCCTATGTCACGATTGTTGAACTCAACGAGTCGGTTGCTCTGGCTGGCGGAAAGATCTATGCGGACCTTTCAAAAACCGGAAAGAAGATCGAGTTCAATGACTGCCTGATTGCAGCCACGGCACTATCGCTCGGATTTTATGAGATTGTAACAAGGAATTGCGATCACTTCAGCCGGATCGATGGTTGTTCTGCAATCGTGCCGGAAAATCTCAATTTCTAAAAAAAGTTCCCTTTCTCATTGAGATTTGGACTCCGCACCGGAAAATTTTTTTAAGAAAGTCAAATTAAATGTCCATACACTTGATCTTTTTGTATTAACGTCAGAGGCCACTCATATCAATAGCACATTCCGGAATAGATATTGATACGTTATCAGTTTATTGTAAAAATTTTAGAAAGTGGAAAATTTCGATCCATCACGAACCTATCAGACCCTCATTTTAAGGCATTTTTATAGTCTAATCTAAACCCGATTCCACCCAACTCTTTTAATAATTCTGTTTTCCATCCATTCCCTTTATCATATTTTATGTAGGAAATCCCTTTGTAATCTGAGGGCATGTCTTCAATCTCATAAAAAATAACACAGACTAATTTATCTTCCAATAATCCCAGAAAATATCCCAATTCAAAGACGACATTTTGGCGAGGCCGACTTCTTAAATCAATTTCATTCTTATCATATTCTTCCTTAGTACAGGCCATATCATCTGGTGTTAATAATACAATGGCGTAGCCGGCATCTTCTGAATGATCACGAAGCTTTTGTAATAAACTTCTTCCATTGTTCGGCTGTTCGTGTAAAATTATTGGATTTAAACCCGCATTTGTTACAAATCTTGCAACTTTTTCTTTCAATTCTTCATCATGACCATGCACAATAAAAATATTATTTGATAATAGAGGTTTCGAAGATTCTGGAGAGTGGGGTGTTGGAATTTGATTATCTATTTGTTTTTGAGTCGTTAGAATAGTATCATTTTTTCCAAAAACTTCATCACGTGTAAAACCATATTGGATTAATTTATTTCTCATGGATCTGTCAATTTCATCTTCATTATAAGGTATATTATTGAAACTTGCAATATTCATAATTAATTTTACAACAAATTCTGAAAATTCGTTAGGCATTTGTGTAAAAAAATAATATAACAATTCTGACAATAGATTCTCCGTATATCCTTCTGAAGTTTTATAAAATCCTTTGGCGATGAGCCCATTTGATGTCTGATCAAAAAATGCTTCGATATCAAAAAATTTACATAATAAACGAAATTCCTTTGTTGTAAGATAATTTGCGGGATTAAATGTCAGTAATAAAACTAAAACTTTTTTAAGTTTTCTTCTTTGTGCGATCGTTTGATCCATATTATTTTTTTATACAAATGTAATAAAATTAAACTTTGGCAAAGAGGAGTTTTTTCTGTAATCAAACGGATTTACAGGTCTTCCTCATCGTCAATATTGGATTTTGGCAAGATCTCGAACCCGTGTGGATTGTGAGCGCCACTGAGGAAAATCGGGGAAGATCCTTCCAATTATATGTGCCGGCTGAAGTCGACTTGTTAAATGCTGCTAAAGAAAATATCCTTAAAAAGTGATTAAGAAAATTACCCAACCCGCTTGATCCTATCCATCGCCTCTTGCAGCTTCTCCATCGACGCCGCGTACGACAGCCGGATCCATCCCGGGGCATCGAACGCAGAACCGGGCGTTGCCGCAACATGTCCCTTCTCAAGCCAGCGGGAGGCAACTTCCATGTCGTCGCCTGCAACCTTCACGAAGGCATAGAACGCCCCGTCGGCCGGTGCGGTCTCGTAGCCCATCGCGTTCAGTTCGGCAATGACGTATTTCCGCCGGCGGTCGAACTCTTTTCGCATATCTTCGACACAGGCCTGGTCGCCTTTCAGCGCCGCAACCCCACCCCACATGGCAAAGGTCGTGGCCTGGCTGATCGAGTGCTGCTGCACCT
This region includes:
- a CDS encoding phospholipase D-like domain-containing protein, which translates into the protein MNTRIPILPVGAILLAVLAVVAAGCTGISPSPKPVSTGTAADVSSGNTGIHTIFVEANDGRAPVLKAIAGAQKTITLTIYQLDDPEIVSALAAAQNRSVSVRIIYNNASFAAQNVTNPNNYAIANLTPLGVQMKPGWPIYTLTHQKTLTVDGSVALIMTLNLDQTFFTTTRDFGIVTNDPAEIQEIERVFEADWNYRNVTPTQASLVWSPVNAREKIVGLINHSNKTLEIYIDSITDPQVIGAICNASQRGVAVRMLAADNVGSSGTNVNAPAIAMLNASGAKAKSIASPYIHAKVAVADYGTSRQVAYVGSAYFVAESLDQSRNLGILVSEQPILDQIETDFNKDWQAPAVPESNG
- a CDS encoding type II toxin-antitoxin system VapC family toxin; the encoded protein is MNFFLDTSICVDVLRTKGPQKSFDLFESFSLDQNTGIISVITVAELSAGAALSSLKDAQKKTDELLAYVTIVELNESVALAGGKIYADLSKTGKKIEFNDCLIAATALSLGFYEIVTRNCDHFSRIDGCSAIVPENLNF
- a CDS encoding nucleotide-binding protein — its product is MDQTIAQRRKLKKVLVLLLTFNPANYLTTKEFRLLCKFFDIEAFFDQTSNGLIAKGFYKTSEGYTENLLSELLYYFFTQMPNEFSEFVVKLIMNIASFNNIPYNEDEIDRSMRNKLIQYGFTRDEVFGKNDTILTTQKQIDNQIPTPHSPESSKPLLSNNIFIVHGHDEELKEKVARFVTNAGLNPIILHEQPNNGRSLLQKLRDHSEDAGYAIVLLTPDDMACTKEEYDKNEIDLRSRPRQNVVFELGYFLGLLEDKLVCVIFYEIEDMPSDYKGISYIKYDKGNGWKTELLKELGGIGFRLDYKNALK